A segment of the Gammaproteobacteria bacterium genome:
ACCAAACAGGTGATTGCCTTTAATTTTTTTCTTTCGTGCATAGGTATCGACAACAGCTTGTGTTAATACACCACGATTAAGTGCTGCGCCCTGACTCACAAGCTTGCCATCGACTAATACAATCGGCGCATGCCAACCGCCTTTCAGTATCGGCTTCCACCATTGCGTCAACCAGTCTCTCATCTCGACTTCAACACTAATGCCGCTTAACTCATTGTCGATGGTATCAGCAATCACATCTTTGGTGAGCGAGCATTCACCGCAGGGTATTGTTATCTTGAATGGGCCCCAGGCACCGGCCCAACGGTATACTGTAATATTGACATCGGCCATAACAAGTTTCACCATTAGAGTAGTAACTTTAATCTTACAATATAGAGTTCAAATTCTGTTAACAGTTATTTTACGAAAGTATCAAAAATATTGATCTTCGCATACATCACTACAATATGTACATATTGGAAATCATGTTTCGCCAATTAAATATTTCCTCATTCCCACGCAAGAATGTGGTGACGAGAACAAAAAGCTCTATCATTATTGAGCTATAAGGATAGCTAAATGAAAATCTATTTTGCAACGAATCGACGCCCAAGCCCACTCACTAAGCCAAAAAATTTCGGCCGAGAATTTAACCCTGATGGCGCTTCTGTTATTAGGTTTGGCTATGCCGTAGTTAAAGGAAATAGGGTTGACATAAAAGTTGCGCCCGAAAAACTATCTCCCGATAAAAATGGCTACTCTTTAGATTTAGACAAATCCAGGCTCGGCAGCCAAAAAATATTCAATCAAGCGCGTAAAACAATGAAAACAAGGTGCAAAGACACATTGATTTTCATTCATGGCTATAACGTAAGCTTCAAAAATGCATTGAAAACCGCAGCACAAATTGCACAAAACTTACAAGCCGTTAAGCACAGCAACGGAGTCGATGTTGCACTATTTTCTTGGCCATCTGATGGCTCGATGAAACCATTTCTCGCTTACGCTAGCGACCGCAG
Coding sequences within it:
- a CDS encoding glutaredoxin encodes the protein MVKLVMADVNITVYRWAGAWGPFKITIPCGECSLTKDVIADTIDNELSGISVEVEMRDWLTQWWKPILKGGWHAPIVLVDGKLVSQGAALNRGVLTQAVVDTYARKKKIKGNHLFG